From Herbiconiux flava, one genomic window encodes:
- a CDS encoding flavin reductase family protein, producing MTNPQHSPGSDDQSGRLTAAAPGHGDSARDHRLVAHPSAPTVTPDEFKAAFRNHPAGVAVITADAGDGPVALTATSVFSVSVEPPLLVFSISELSSSTPTIRRSETVVVHLLGAAQLDIAKLGATSGIDRFADTSIWTRLPTGEPYFPAAHAWIRGRVVNTMEAGGSTVVAVQALETKAPPADDPAADASAAEPLVYHNRTWHRLGDHSKIL from the coding sequence GTGACGAACCCGCAGCACTCCCCCGGATCCGACGACCAGTCCGGCCGCCTCACCGCCGCAGCGCCCGGCCACGGCGACAGCGCGCGCGATCACCGGCTCGTCGCCCACCCGAGCGCCCCCACCGTCACACCCGACGAGTTCAAGGCGGCCTTCCGCAACCACCCGGCCGGTGTCGCCGTCATCACGGCCGACGCCGGGGACGGCCCCGTCGCCCTCACCGCGACCTCCGTCTTCTCGGTCAGCGTCGAGCCCCCGCTCCTCGTCTTCTCGATCTCGGAGCTGTCCTCCTCGACCCCCACGATCCGCCGCAGCGAGACCGTCGTGGTGCACCTGCTCGGCGCGGCCCAGCTCGACATCGCCAAGCTCGGCGCCACCAGCGGCATCGACCGCTTCGCCGACACCTCCATCTGGACGCGCCTGCCCACCGGCGAGCCCTACTTCCCCGCGGCGCACGCCTGGATCCGCGGCCGAGTCGTCAACACCATGGAGGCGGGCGGCTCGACCGTCGTCGCCGTCCAGGCCCTGGAGACGAAGGCCCCGCCCGCCGACGACCCGGCGGCCGACGCCTCCGCCGCCGAGCCGCTCGTCTACCACAACCGCACCTGGCACCGTCTCGGCGACCACTCCAAGATCCTCTGA
- a CDS encoding TetR/AcrR family transcriptional regulator yields the protein MARLPVAERRRRLLVAAFTVISRSGVAGATTRAVVDEAGMKLASFHYAFASREELLAELVADVIGRTEVVLTVPPAEGESLERLLERGLLRYLDTVREAPQRERAMFELTQYSMRTPGLERLAARQYEGYRALAAVSLTEAAERTGCAWQRPLDEIAAHLVALTDGLALAWLADADDARAHRTAAFAARALAAEARPLPPESRPASPAHPAPSPHTAPATRTAPAPPDRPGEPA from the coding sequence ATGGCCCGCCTGCCCGTCGCCGAGCGCCGCCGCCGGCTGCTCGTGGCGGCCTTCACGGTGATCTCGCGATCGGGCGTCGCCGGGGCCACCACCCGCGCGGTCGTCGACGAGGCCGGCATGAAGCTCGCGAGCTTCCACTACGCCTTCGCCTCCCGCGAGGAGCTGCTCGCCGAGCTCGTCGCCGACGTGATCGGGCGCACCGAGGTCGTGCTCACGGTGCCGCCGGCCGAGGGCGAGAGCCTCGAGCGGCTGCTCGAACGCGGGCTGCTGCGCTACCTCGACACCGTGCGCGAGGCCCCGCAGCGTGAGCGGGCCATGTTCGAGCTGACCCAGTACTCCATGCGCACGCCCGGGCTCGAGCGCCTCGCCGCCCGTCAGTACGAGGGCTACCGGGCGCTCGCCGCGGTGTCGCTCACCGAGGCCGCCGAGAGAACCGGATGCGCGTGGCAGCGCCCCCTCGACGAGATCGCCGCGCACCTGGTCGCCCTCACCGACGGCCTCGCCCTCGCGTGGCTCGCTGACGCCGACGACGCCCGCGCCCACCGCACCGCGGCCTTCGCGGCCCGCGCCCTCGCGGCGGAGGCCCGCCCCCTTCCACCGGAGTCCCGCCCCGCGTCGCCCGCCCACCCGGCACCCTCGCCCCACACCGCACCCGCCACTCGCACTGCGCCCGCACCACCCGACCGACCCGGGGAGCCCGCATGA
- a CDS encoding MFS transporter: MTAIPPAASTPPTPPPTPPAPPHALAEPTRRVGGRWVALFGAAWLGIWMAQLTPVQLLLPLQIDQRLAAEAGSTTPAWTDSVVAFGVISAIAGVFALIAFPVTGALSDRTTSRFGRRRPWIAGGTLLFAASLLLLGLQTELLGIGVFWTLAIIGFCILSSALTAAISDQVPVDQRGLVSAFISAPQAVGLILGVLLATLLFTGQLLGYAAMAVLLVLLVAPFCLFVPDARLHPGQRPPLTLRALVEGMWVSPREHPDFGFTLLSRILVNIGNALGTTLLLYFLMFGLNDPNAEDDLLVLIVIYTIFVVLASVVAGALSDRLRRRRVFVLAAAVLQALAALLLAFVPELTATMIGAALLGLGYGCFLSVDQALATQVLPDPASRGKDLGIMNIATAVPQAVAPLAGAAIVTLLGGFPMLFLVSALFGFAGALAVSRVRSVR, translated from the coding sequence ATGACCGCCATCCCGCCCGCCGCATCCACCCCACCGACGCCCCCGCCGACACCCCCGGCCCCGCCGCACGCGCTCGCCGAACCCACCCGCCGGGTCGGCGGCCGCTGGGTCGCCCTGTTCGGCGCCGCCTGGCTCGGCATCTGGATGGCCCAGCTCACCCCCGTGCAGCTCCTCCTCCCGCTCCAGATCGACCAGCGCCTGGCCGCGGAGGCCGGCAGCACGACCCCGGCCTGGACCGACAGCGTCGTCGCCTTCGGCGTCATCTCGGCCATCGCCGGCGTCTTCGCCTTGATCGCCTTCCCCGTCACCGGCGCCCTCTCCGACCGCACCACCTCGCGCTTCGGCCGCCGCCGCCCCTGGATCGCCGGCGGCACCCTCCTCTTCGCCGCCTCCCTGCTCCTCCTCGGCCTGCAGACCGAGCTCCTCGGCATCGGCGTCTTCTGGACGCTCGCCATCATCGGCTTCTGCATCCTCTCCTCGGCCCTCACCGCCGCCATCAGCGACCAGGTGCCGGTCGACCAGCGCGGCCTCGTCTCGGCGTTCATCTCCGCGCCCCAGGCGGTCGGCCTCATCCTCGGCGTGCTGCTGGCGACCCTCCTGTTCACCGGCCAGCTGCTCGGCTACGCGGCCATGGCGGTGCTGCTGGTGCTGCTCGTGGCCCCGTTCTGCCTCTTCGTGCCGGATGCGCGGCTGCACCCCGGGCAGCGACCGCCGCTGACCCTCCGCGCCCTGGTGGAGGGCATGTGGGTGAGCCCGCGCGAGCATCCGGACTTCGGCTTCACCCTGCTCAGCCGCATCCTCGTGAACATCGGCAACGCGCTCGGCACGACGCTGCTGCTCTACTTCCTGATGTTCGGGCTGAACGACCCGAACGCCGAGGACGACCTGCTCGTGCTGATCGTGATCTACACGATCTTCGTCGTGCTCGCCTCGGTGGTGGCGGGGGCGCTGAGCGACCGGCTGCGGCGACGGCGCGTGTTCGTGCTGGCCGCCGCGGTGCTGCAGGCGCTGGCGGCGCTGCTGCTCGCGTTCGTGCCCGAGCTCACGGCCACGATGATCGGGGCGGCGCTGCTCGGCCTCGGCTACGGCTGCTTCCTCTCGGTCGACCAGGCGCTCGCCACGCAGGTGCTGCCCGACCCGGCGTCCCGCGGCAAGGATCTCGGCATCATGAACATCGCCACCGCCGTGCCCCAGGCCGTCGCGCCGCTCGCGGGGGCGGCGATCGTGACGCTGCTCGGCGGGTTCCCGATGCTCTTCCTCGTGTCGGCACTGTTCGGCTTCGCCGGCGCGCTCGCCGTCAGCCGCGTGAGGAGCGTGCGATGA
- a CDS encoding LemA family protein gives MEWLIPLIVVVALVVIAGIYLWATYNSLVTLNVRVDEAWSDITVQLKRRADLLPNLIESVKGYAAHEKAVFENVTRARAETLSAQGPAEASQAENHMQNALKSIFAVAEAYPQLQASQNFLQLQAEIVDTEDKVQASRRFYNGGVRELNTKIKKFPNTIFARRLGFSEREFFEVSDVAAIAEPPRVQF, from the coding sequence ATGGAATGGCTGATCCCGCTCATCGTCGTCGTCGCCCTGGTCGTCATCGCCGGCATCTACCTCTGGGCCACGTACAACTCGCTCGTCACCCTGAACGTGCGCGTCGACGAGGCGTGGAGCGACATCACGGTGCAGCTGAAGCGCCGCGCCGACCTTCTGCCCAACCTGATCGAATCGGTCAAGGGCTACGCGGCGCACGAGAAGGCCGTGTTCGAGAACGTCACGCGCGCCCGCGCCGAGACGCTGTCGGCCCAGGGCCCCGCCGAGGCGTCCCAGGCCGAGAACCACATGCAGAACGCGCTGAAGAGCATCTTCGCGGTGGCCGAGGCCTACCCTCAGCTCCAGGCCAGCCAGAACTTCCTGCAGCTGCAGGCCGAGATCGTCGACACGGAAGACAAGGTTCAGGCGTCGCGCCGCTTCTACAACGGTGGCGTGCGCGAGCTCAACACCAAGATCAAGAAGTTCCCCAACACGATCTTCGCCCGCCGCCTCGGCTTCTCGGAGCGCGAGTTCTTCGAGGTCAGCGACGTCGCGGCGATCGCCGAGCCGCCGCGCGTGCAGTTCTAG
- a CDS encoding Ig-like domain-containing protein, which translates to MASALALAGFAALGALPGLAASSASATPLPASAAPPAASATPLPASAAPLPATAASSGPLSATAPGEVAEPTPTPTPPPSDSVAPSPVPSADPDPVPAPAPPGATPDPGDTATPTPPPVVNEQPSILSPVAGELVTSGVLVQGTATPGASVQLLTGGSSEPLCIVTADADGAWSCAAPLESSPTTSLRAIALLAGADPAETSIDVAVLNAPVVTGGPRGRLTNGVVAGTAFPGATVTATAGDVACTGTADTSGAWVCPLADGIADGEYSVTATQSTAWSGSASSPASDPVAITVDVTVPAAPSLTSPSSGVTVSLAGQGFTGRGEPAATVSVFADAQVLCETTVGPDGSWSCAAAAAPAGRHRVAVLQQDAAGNVSVQSGPLTLMFQDAPATATPPATAPGTPASPARPAAGTPGAAPSSPGGAAGAPGSPSSPASPADPTPGDAAPSAPGTPAAPGTGQTPAAPAPGTWSDATRFTSALQPALGPATSGLWWLALLAGVLALVLIALPTRLLAGALGTLRALAPAATPTAAPTARASAGPGHRTPSHAVAPVLTPAPGGAAAAVAARLIAASDRVLGRNRSPVEYERAPQLTVGPVARGLLVLVASAAAVTLSAPVSGEPAYLRLFLAVAAALAVVSAVATVVPSAVARAAFGVASRVHVHPSYLFVSALAALVTRMLDLQPALVFGLVAGLVVAEGARRAERGALATIQVVALLVLGGAAWLVSGALQPGADLVGSSLGSTSTAALPGDPVLAAVAEFVHVVALASFGSAAVLLVPLGRSLGRRLLDWSPATWVLLTVPSFAVLAMLFTPWFVERTAANPGSAVLLPVLAAGFAAVCVAVWAWTRFIATADAED; encoded by the coding sequence GTGGCCTCGGCGCTCGCCCTCGCGGGCTTCGCGGCCCTCGGCGCGCTGCCGGGCCTGGCCGCCTCGTCCGCCTCGGCGACACCGCTCCCCGCCTCGGCCGCACCTCCGGCCGCCTCGGCCACGCCCCTGCCCGCCTCGGCTGCGCCCCTGCCCGCCACGGCCGCTTCGTCCGGACCGCTGTCCGCCACCGCGCCGGGTGAGGTCGCCGAGCCGACCCCGACCCCCACACCGCCCCCGTCCGATTCCGTCGCGCCGTCGCCCGTGCCGTCGGCCGACCCCGATCCGGTGCCGGCCCCCGCCCCGCCCGGCGCCACCCCCGACCCGGGCGACACCGCTACGCCCACACCGCCGCCGGTCGTGAACGAGCAGCCGAGCATCCTGAGCCCGGTGGCCGGCGAACTCGTGACGAGCGGCGTTCTCGTGCAGGGAACCGCCACGCCGGGCGCCTCGGTGCAGCTGCTCACCGGTGGATCGTCCGAGCCGCTCTGCATCGTCACGGCCGACGCCGACGGTGCCTGGAGCTGCGCCGCGCCACTCGAGAGCTCGCCCACGACCTCGCTGCGCGCCATCGCCCTGCTCGCCGGGGCCGACCCGGCCGAGACCTCGATCGACGTCGCCGTGCTGAACGCCCCCGTCGTCACCGGCGGCCCGCGCGGACGCCTCACCAACGGCGTCGTCGCCGGCACGGCGTTCCCGGGCGCGACCGTCACCGCGACCGCCGGCGACGTGGCCTGCACCGGCACGGCCGACACCTCGGGCGCCTGGGTCTGCCCCCTCGCCGACGGGATCGCCGACGGAGAGTACTCGGTCACCGCCACGCAATCCACCGCCTGGAGCGGCAGCGCCTCGTCGCCCGCGAGCGACCCCGTCGCCATCACCGTCGACGTCACCGTGCCGGCGGCCCCCTCGCTCACCTCCCCGTCGTCGGGCGTGACCGTATCGCTCGCCGGGCAGGGCTTCACCGGCCGCGGTGAGCCCGCCGCGACCGTCTCGGTGTTCGCCGACGCCCAGGTGCTCTGCGAGACCACGGTCGGCCCCGACGGCAGCTGGTCGTGCGCGGCCGCAGCGGCACCGGCCGGCCGCCACCGGGTCGCGGTGCTGCAGCAGGATGCCGCCGGCAACGTCAGCGTGCAGTCCGGCCCGCTGACCCTGATGTTCCAGGATGCACCCGCCACCGCGACCCCGCCGGCCACCGCCCCCGGCACGCCGGCCTCGCCCGCGAGACCCGCGGCCGGCACCCCGGGAGCGGCTCCCTCCTCGCCCGGCGGCGCCGCGGGGGCGCCGGGTTCGCCCAGCTCGCCCGCCTCGCCCGCCGATCCCACCCCGGGCGACGCCGCGCCGTCCGCGCCCGGCACTCCCGCGGCGCCCGGCACCGGACAGACGCCCGCCGCCCCCGCGCCCGGCACTTGGTCGGACGCCACCCGCTTCACCTCCGCCCTCCAGCCCGCCCTCGGCCCGGCCACGTCGGGACTGTGGTGGCTGGCGCTGCTCGCCGGGGTACTGGCGCTGGTGCTGATCGCGCTGCCGACGCGGCTGCTCGCGGGGGCTCTGGGAACGCTGCGCGCGCTGGCGCCGGCCGCGACGCCGACAGCTGCGCCGACCGCTCGGGCGTCGGCCGGGCCGGGGCATCGCACGCCCTCCCACGCTGTCGCTCCTGTCCTGACGCCTGCGCCCGGAGGCGCTGCGGCCGCCGTCGCCGCCCGGCTCATCGCCGCCAGCGACCGCGTGCTCGGCCGCAACCGATCCCCCGTCGAGTACGAGCGAGCGCCGCAGCTCACCGTCGGCCCGGTCGCCCGCGGTCTGCTCGTGCTCGTCGCCTCGGCCGCGGCCGTGACCCTGTCAGCACCGGTCTCGGGCGAGCCCGCCTACCTCCGCCTGTTCCTCGCGGTGGCCGCCGCGCTCGCGGTCGTCAGCGCGGTCGCCACGGTGGTGCCGTCGGCGGTGGCGCGGGCGGCTTTCGGTGTCGCGAGCCGGGTGCACGTGCATCCGTCGTACCTGTTCGTGTCGGCCCTCGCGGCCCTCGTCACGCGGATGCTCGACCTGCAGCCCGCGCTCGTGTTCGGCCTCGTCGCGGGGCTCGTCGTCGCCGAGGGCGCCCGCCGCGCCGAACGCGGTGCGCTCGCGACGATTCAGGTCGTGGCGCTGCTCGTGCTCGGCGGGGCGGCCTGGCTCGTGTCGGGCGCCCTGCAGCCCGGAGCGGATCTCGTCGGGTCGTCGCTCGGCTCGACCTCGACGGCCGCCCTGCCCGGCGACCCGGTGCTGGCCGCTGTGGCCGAGTTCGTGCACGTGGTGGCGCTCGCGTCGTTCGGCTCGGCGGCCGTGCTGCTGGTGCCGCTCGGACGCTCGCTCGGGCGGCGGCTGCTCGACTGGTCGCCGGCGACGTGGGTGCTGCTCACGGTTCCGTCGTTCGCGGTGCTCGCGATGCTGTTCACGCCGTGGTTCGTGGAGCGGACGGCCGCGAACCCGGGGTCTGCGGTGCTGCTTCCGGTGCTCGCGGCGGGCTTCGCGGCGGTGTGCGTCGCGGTGTGGGCGTGGACGCGGTTCATCGCGACGGCCGACGCCGAGGACTAG
- a CDS encoding D-arabinono-1,4-lactone oxidase, producing MTAANGTWRNWARTERVKPQRVERPTSIGAVQRAVRAAARGGQRIKAVGAGHSFTGIAVATGVLLELDELTGLVSVDRERSRVTLLAGTRLHQLPALLGPHELALANMGDIDRQSISGAISTGTHGTGARFGGLATQVVGLTLVTADGELLRIDEHENAELLPAAALSLGALGIIVEVTLQCVPEFVLHAVERPLPLDEVLTGLHGPDGVVDTSDHFEFYWFPHTRSAVTKTNTRLDAGAPTRPLSRLSSFVDDTLLANGVYGVTCAAGRMVPAIIPTVNGLAERLWSNREFSDRSHRVFATRRTVRFREMEYAVPAADVPEVLRAIDALIEERGWRISFPIEVRFAPADQLWLSTASARDSGYIAVHRYYREDHRAYFEAVEEIMTAHAGRPHWGKLHTRTAADLSELYPQHGAFVALRDRLDPRGLFTNVYLDRVLGAPAAASASAASEAATGTGGAAGA from the coding sequence ATGACGGCGGCGAACGGCACCTGGCGCAACTGGGCGCGCACCGAGAGGGTGAAGCCCCAGCGGGTCGAGCGCCCCACGAGCATCGGCGCCGTGCAGCGCGCCGTGCGTGCGGCGGCCCGCGGCGGTCAGCGCATCAAGGCGGTCGGCGCCGGCCACAGCTTCACGGGCATCGCGGTGGCGACCGGGGTGCTGCTCGAGCTCGACGAGCTGACCGGTCTCGTCTCGGTCGATCGGGAACGCTCCCGCGTCACCCTGCTCGCCGGCACCCGCCTGCACCAGCTGCCCGCCCTGCTCGGCCCGCACGAGCTCGCTCTGGCGAACATGGGTGACATCGACCGGCAGTCGATCAGCGGCGCCATCTCCACCGGCACCCACGGCACCGGCGCGCGCTTCGGCGGCCTCGCCACCCAGGTCGTCGGGCTCACCCTGGTCACCGCCGACGGCGAGCTGCTGCGCATCGACGAGCACGAGAACGCCGAGCTGCTGCCGGCCGCCGCCTTGTCGCTCGGTGCGCTCGGCATCATCGTCGAGGTGACGCTGCAGTGCGTGCCGGAGTTCGTGCTGCACGCGGTCGAGCGGCCGCTGCCCCTCGACGAGGTGCTCACCGGGCTGCACGGCCCTGACGGCGTCGTCGACACGAGCGACCACTTCGAGTTCTACTGGTTCCCGCACACCCGCTCGGCCGTCACCAAGACGAACACCCGCCTCGACGCCGGCGCCCCGACGCGCCCCCTCTCGCGGCTGAGCTCGTTCGTCGACGACACCCTGCTCGCGAACGGCGTCTACGGGGTGACCTGCGCCGCGGGCCGGATGGTGCCGGCGATCATCCCGACGGTGAACGGCCTCGCCGAGCGGCTGTGGTCGAACCGCGAGTTCTCCGACCGGTCGCACCGCGTGTTCGCCACCCGCCGCACGGTGCGCTTCCGCGAGATGGAGTACGCGGTGCCGGCTGCCGACGTGCCCGAGGTGCTGCGCGCGATCGACGCCCTGATCGAGGAGCGCGGCTGGCGCATCTCCTTCCCGATCGAGGTGCGGTTCGCCCCCGCCGACCAGCTTTGGCTCTCGACCGCCTCCGCACGCGACAGCGGCTACATCGCCGTTCACCGCTACTATCGCGAAGACCACCGCGCGTACTTCGAAGCGGTCGAGGAGATCATGACCGCCCACGCCGGCCGCCCCCACTGGGGCAAGCTGCACACCCGAACCGCCGCCGATCTCTCGGAGCTCTACCCGCAGCACGGCGCCTTCGTGGCCCTGCGCGACCGCCTCGACCCTCGCGGCCTGTTCACGAACGTCTATCTCGACCGCGTGCTCGGCGCGCCGGCCGCGGCCTCGGCCTCGGCCGCATCCGAGGCGGCGACGGGCACCGGCGGGGCGGCCGGCGCATGA
- a CDS encoding glycoside hydrolase family 1 protein, producing the protein MSGALRMTPEERREFARDLGGRLPDGFVLGTATSAFQIEGATHEGGRGQSVWDAFTSQPGRIVDGSTADRASDFYHRVEEDVQLLHDLGADSYRFSFAWPRLQPEGRGPLRREGVDFYERMLDRLDEAGIDTMATIFHWDTPNELAGGWMRRDTALRFGDLAFALGERFGERIGRWATVNEPATVTLNGYGLGVHAPGATRLFNALPAAHHQLLGHGLAVQALRAADVRGGIGIVNVHSPVVPATDSDADVAFAELFDVLHNRVFADPVLLGRYPEFPEGFEPLFSALGEADPADLALIGQKLDFYGLNYYLPTRIAAGSGGPATPDGSSTAMGSLPFHLAPWPEYRSTGFGWPIAPEYLGVALDELAERYGEALPPVFITENGASFPDARELDEHDGTPHVRDGARIDYLAGHLEAALSAVTGGGSASAIDLRGYYVWSLIDNFEWAAGYTQRFGLVHVDIEDFTRTPKDSYQWFRLLAESR; encoded by the coding sequence ATGAGCGGCGCCCTCCGCATGACGCCCGAGGAGCGCCGCGAGTTCGCCCGCGACCTCGGCGGCCGCCTGCCCGACGGCTTCGTGCTCGGCACGGCGACGAGCGCCTTCCAGATCGAGGGCGCCACCCACGAGGGCGGGCGAGGCCAGTCGGTGTGGGACGCGTTCACGAGCCAGCCGGGCCGCATCGTCGACGGCTCGACCGCCGACCGCGCATCCGACTTCTACCACCGGGTGGAGGAGGACGTTCAGCTGCTGCACGACCTCGGCGCCGACTCGTACCGCTTCTCGTTCGCCTGGCCGCGCCTGCAGCCCGAGGGCAGGGGACCGCTGCGGCGCGAGGGCGTCGACTTCTACGAGCGGATGCTCGACCGCCTCGACGAGGCGGGCATCGACACCATGGCGACGATCTTCCACTGGGACACCCCGAACGAGCTCGCCGGCGGCTGGATGCGGCGTGACACCGCACTGCGCTTCGGCGATCTCGCCTTCGCGCTGGGAGAGCGCTTCGGCGAGCGGATCGGCCGCTGGGCCACCGTGAACGAGCCCGCCACCGTGACGCTGAACGGCTACGGCCTCGGCGTGCACGCGCCCGGCGCGACCCGCCTCTTCAACGCCCTGCCGGCCGCGCACCACCAGCTGCTCGGTCACGGCCTCGCCGTGCAGGCGCTGCGGGCGGCCGACGTGCGCGGCGGGATCGGCATCGTCAACGTGCATTCGCCCGTCGTGCCGGCCACCGATTCCGACGCCGACGTGGCGTTCGCCGAGCTGTTCGACGTGCTGCACAACCGGGTCTTCGCCGACCCGGTGCTGCTCGGCCGCTACCCCGAGTTCCCCGAGGGCTTCGAGCCGCTCTTCTCGGCCCTCGGCGAGGCCGACCCGGCCGACCTCGCCCTGATCGGCCAGAAGCTCGACTTCTACGGGCTGAACTACTACCTGCCCACCCGCATCGCAGCCGGTTCGGGAGGCCCGGCCACCCCCGACGGCAGTTCGACCGCCATGGGGTCGCTGCCCTTCCACCTCGCGCCCTGGCCCGAGTACCGCAGCACCGGCTTCGGCTGGCCGATCGCGCCCGAGTACCTCGGCGTCGCCCTCGACGAGCTGGCCGAGCGCTATGGCGAGGCGCTGCCGCCGGTGTTCATCACCGAGAACGGGGCCTCGTTCCCGGATGCGCGGGAGCTCGACGAGCACGACGGAACGCCCCATGTGCGGGACGGCGCCCGCATCGACTACCTGGCGGGCCACCTCGAGGCGGCCCTGTCGGCGGTCACAGGTGGCGGGTCGGCGTCGGCGATCGACCTGCGCGGCTACTACGTCTGGTCACTCATCGACAACTTCGAGTGGGCCGCCGGGTACACGCAGCGCTTCGGGCTGGTGCACGTCGACATCGAGGACTTCACGCGCACGCCCAAGGACTCGTACCAGTGGTTTCGGCTGCTCGCCGAATCGCGCTGA
- a CDS encoding alanine racemase translates to MTLDLSPHPADGQPWRDAQRYWRGLTATTADREPPVAVIGLEALRHNAHSMLRRAGGMPIRVASKSIRVRAVQDAVLALPGYAGILAYTLPEALWLASRRPDEVPDIVVGYPTADRMAIAALAADEHAAAGVTLMVDSLAHLDLIDAAVAPGARPDIRVAIELDASFTAPGLGRLGVWRSPVASVDQARALAEEIVRRPGFALVGMMAYESQIAGVGNRPRGGIADRLVKGHVIDWMQRNSAAELAERRGAVVAAVRAVAPLEFVNGGGTGSLETTSADPSVTEVAAGSGLFGGHLFDTYSRFTPAPAAAFALPVVRKPRPDMATLLGGGWIASGPPAPDRLPEVVWPRGTRMQAREMAGEVQTPLSGRTAAALAVGDRVWLRHTKSGELAEHVNGFSVVDDGAVVDEVPSYRGEGQAFL, encoded by the coding sequence ATGACCCTCGACCTCAGTCCCCACCCCGCCGACGGGCAGCCGTGGCGCGACGCCCAGCGCTACTGGCGCGGCCTCACCGCCACCACCGCCGACCGCGAGCCGCCGGTCGCGGTGATCGGCCTCGAGGCCCTCCGTCACAACGCCCACTCGATGCTGCGACGGGCCGGTGGCATGCCGATCCGGGTGGCGAGCAAGTCCATCCGGGTGCGGGCGGTTCAGGATGCGGTGCTCGCCCTGCCCGGATACGCGGGCATCCTCGCCTACACGCTCCCCGAGGCGCTCTGGCTGGCCTCCCGCCGCCCCGACGAGGTGCCCGACATCGTGGTGGGCTACCCGACCGCCGACCGGATGGCGATCGCCGCCCTCGCCGCCGACGAGCACGCTGCGGCCGGTGTGACGCTGATGGTCGACTCGCTCGCCCACCTCGACCTGATCGACGCGGCCGTCGCCCCGGGCGCGCGGCCGGACATCCGCGTGGCCATCGAGCTCGACGCCTCGTTCACCGCCCCGGGGCTCGGCCGCCTGGGGGTCTGGCGCTCGCCCGTCGCCAGCGTCGACCAGGCGCGGGCGCTGGCCGAGGAGATCGTGCGGCGACCGGGCTTCGCCCTCGTGGGGATGATGGCCTACGAGTCGCAGATCGCGGGCGTCGGCAACCGCCCCCGCGGAGGGATCGCCGACCGTCTCGTGAAGGGGCACGTGATCGACTGGATGCAGCGGAACTCAGCCGCCGAGCTCGCCGAGCGCCGGGGCGCCGTGGTGGCGGCGGTGCGCGCGGTGGCCCCGCTCGAGTTCGTCAACGGCGGCGGCACCGGATCGCTCGAGACCACCAGCGCCGACCCCTCGGTCACCGAGGTGGCGGCCGGGTCGGGACTGTTCGGGGGGCACCTCTTCGACACCTACTCGCGGTTCACGCCCGCGCCGGCTGCGGCGTTCGCGCTGCCCGTGGTGCGGAAGCCGCGCCCCGACATGGCGACGCTGCTCGGCGGCGGCTGGATCGCGTCGGGACCGCCCGCGCCCGATCGGCTGCCCGAGGTCGTCTGGCCGCGCGGCACCCGCATGCAGGCCCGCGAGATGGCGGGCGAAGTGCAGACGCCGCTCTCGGGTCGCACGGCGGCGGCGCTCGCCGTGGGCGACCGCGTCTGGCTGCGGCACACCAAGTCGGGGGAGCTGGCCGAGCACGTGAACGGGTTCTCGGTGGTCGACGACGGCGCGGTGGTCGACGAGGTGCCGAGCTATCGCGGCGAGGGGCAGGCGTTCCTGTGA